The nucleotide window TTTTGCCTGCACACAAATTTGAATTAATATCAAAATCAATTGTTTAATACCATACCCAAAATCAACTAGCTCACGATGACTTCCATCAAAATTAGTAACTGAAATAGAGATTAATTGAAGCTTTACCTGAAAATCAATGCTAATATTTAATCCTATTTCGAATTTTTTTAAATACTTTTCCATGAAAGGAAAACTTGATTCAAATGCATGGTAATCTTTAAGTAAATTTATAAATGGAGAGTTACTAGATGCAGAATAAACTCTAGCATTCTTTTCTTTTACCGCTGAAAGATAGTTAACCGTTAAAATCCTTTGCTGCAAAAGATCCCAAGCACTTTTAAAACAATTTTCAATTACATTATATTGAAGATTATTTTTATCTGTTTCTATCCAAAATACTTTCTGCTTGATGATATTAACAGAAGCCAGATAAAGAATTTCTTCTACTGTTGGAGGTGGAGTAAAATCATCTACTTCAAAATCACTCTCTCTGATTACTGCCCTATCACTAACAATATTATCTTGCAATCCATCAACAAATATAGTCCAAGAACTTAGATTAATATTGTCTTTAAAGGATTTAATGAGTACGGACGGAACAAATGGAACATGTTCTTTAGATGCGATACCATCCATATCCTCCAACCACTCTACACTATTGTCATTATCTTCATAAATTTTATAGAATCTGTATACGTTTTTTAATTCTTTCTTAAGCTTTCCAAAGTTAATAGTCCATTCGACAAATCCTTGAAGCTGGTTATAAGGTAGAATTGGTACATATTGTGAAAAAATAACATCTTCAGAATTTTTCTTATAAGCTTCGAATTTTTTTTCGTTTTCTTCTTTTTCTTTTTTGTACTCAATATCATCTATCGCTAAATCATTGTCAGTAGCTTTTTTATATGCAAAAGAAAACAAAAGTGATTCATCTTCATTATCAAGTACCTTGATTTCTCTTAATTTTGCTTTATATTTTTGATTAGATTGTACATCAAAAGATAATGAAACAAACAAATTAGTCAATCCTAAAAATGTAAAAGGAAGAGAAATTTGCATTCTATTATTCTTACTATTGTGCAAAACATTGTCAAAATCTCCTAATAAATGTTCTTGTAAACTCAAATCAAGATCAAACACTGATTGCCCTTCTTTAATACTATCTCTTAAAAGCTGAAGGAATTTAATAATTGAGCTTTTGCCTGAATTATTTGCTCCAGTTAGTATGTTTATAGAAGACATTTCCTCCTGAAATCCTTCTACATCATCAAATATTCTAAAGTTTTTAAGACCAAGAACGTCTATTAATCTCATTATTAGTTTTTTATTATAATTTCTTTTTAAAGTAAAAGACTTTCCCTGAGTCTTAACTGCATGATCAACGATGAAAATAGCTAATTAAAAATTCACTTAAAAAATGTGACTTAATAATTATTACAAATTTTTAATTTGCTGTTTTATATTTTGTCTAAACATCTAAAAAGTGCTGTAAATTTAAAAACTTTTTTTTCTATAAATTATGGAAAACCGTAATAATTCAGTAGGGAAATTAAATAAATTAGCAAAGCTTATTCAAGACTTTAAATTAAGTATATAAAATTTAATAATTTTACTTTTTTACATTTCAACTTAACTAACCATGTACATATCTCAGATTAAAATTACCAATTTCAGGAATTTTGAAAATACTACAGTCGATTTTAATGACGGCATCAATGTAGTAATAGGTCATAACAATGCCGGAAAATCAAATTTGGTTTCCGCTCTTTCCTTAGTTATGGATAATTCAAAGTCAAAACGTCTTAATATTGACGACTTTTACAAACTTATTCCGACCGCACATTTATTGACTTCTCCTCCAAAAGTAAGCATTGAAATAACAATCAAAAAAGGATCTTATGAAACGGAGGATGACTTAGTAACCGTTTCAACTTGGCTAACCAGATTAGAGGAAGATTACGAAGCAAAATTAACATATGAATTCTTTCTTCCCGAAAAGCATGTCGAGAATTACCAAACCTTAGTTAGGGAAATTCCTGAGAATGAAAACCAAAATAAAAATATTTGGAATACGATTAAGCATGATTTCCTAAGACTTTATGTAGTAAAGATTTGGGGAGGAAATGTTGTCAATCAATCCACAGCAGACGTAGACTCATTACAAAAATTTGATTTTCAATTTTTAGATGCTATAAGGGACGTCGAGAGAGATATGCTGACGGGGCGAAATACTTTGCTGCGAGATGTTTTTGATTTTTTCATGGATTATGATATCAAAATCCATCCAACAAAAACAGCACCTGAGAAACATATGGATATTAAAGAAAGAAAAATTGAGTTTTCTGAAAAAGCTGAAGAATTAGTAGGTTTGTTACACAGGAGAATTGCATCAGGAAAGGAAGAAATATTATCTTATGCAAAAGATACGGGAGCGTCATTTAACAATGCTGTTCCAGATTTTGAAGGAGTAATATCAGAGACAGAGTTGTATAGTGTTCTAAAGTTAATTGTAGAATATGAGACAGGAATAAAAATTCCTGCAACACGCAATGGTCTTGGTTACAACAATTTAATTTACATGTCTCTTCTTTTAGCAAAAATGCAGGTCAATAATGACGTTAATTATTTGGATAGCAATGCAAAAATATTTTCAATGCTGGCTATCGAAGAGCCAGAAGCTCATCTACATCCGGCAATGCAATTCAAGTTTTTAAAATTTCTCGATGAAAATAAAACTAAAAGAAAAGTAAGACAAATCTTTGTCACAACACATTCAACACATATAACATCCGCCGTTGGGCTAGATGAAATTATTTGCCTGCACAATAATGAAGGAGAAACTATTGTGGCATATCCCGGAAAAACATTTGTTAATGCGGAAGGTCAACCTTTAGATCATAGCAAGAAGTATGTTGAGAGATTTTTGGATGCAAGTAAGTCAGATATGCTTTTTAGTCAAAAGGTACTATTTGTTGAAGGACTTGCCGAACAAATCCTTGCGACGGTATTCGCAGGTTACGAAGATAAATCTTTAGAAGACCATCATGTAAGTGTCATTAATGTTGGAGGAAGATATTTTAAACATTTTCTTTATTTATTCGATTCTGAAAAAGATTTCTCAATATCAAAACCTGTCGTATGTATGACTGACAAGGATCCTGAAAGAAAAAACAGAACAGTAGAAAGATCAAATTTTCAGAAGTGTTATCCATTTGAATATAATAGTGAAGCTGAAACCTTCGATTACCAGCAAAATTCTTTTAGCAACGAATATCAGCGGGAGACTCACCCGAACATTACAGTATATTCTCAAGATTCGGAGTTAGGAAAAACATTGGAATATGAAATAGCATTTTCAAATCCATCATTAAAACTAATTCTAACGGATTCTATGAAAAATAGAAATGAGCTAGAACGTCTAATGGATTTGTACGATCACGAAGATTCAACACTTGAAAATTTCTTTGAAATCCTACGTGAAAGTGATGAGAATGAGAGAATAATTTCCGGCATTACTCTCAACACCTCGCTTGATTTAGATGGTAAGAAAAGATCGATAATTGCAGCAAGATATCTTAATTCCATTGGTAAAGGCGAAAATGCTTTAGAATTGGCAGTTGTGCTAAAGGATAATTTATTAAAAAAAGGTACTGAAGAATATGTAGAGTTCAATGTTCCTCAATATATTAAAGATGCAATAGAAAAGTTATGCCAGTAGAAATATCATCAGATTCCTTAATAGAGATTAATAAACATTTTAAAGTTAAGGCTGGACCTGGTGCTGGTAAAACGCACTGGCTGGTTGAGCACATTAAAAATGTTACAAGAAATTCCACACTAATTTCCGGCGCAAAGAAGATTCTTTGCATTACATATACCAATATTGCAGCTGAAACAGTTTTAACAAGGCTTGGAAGCTCGGCAACTCAGGTTGAAGTATTGACAATTCACAGTTTCTTTTATTCCCATATAATTAAACCTTATCTATCATTCATTGCTGAAGAATATGATTTTGATGTCAGCTCGCTAGATGGTCATACAGATATTATAGTTTCTGATTACTCATTTTTGCAGGAGTGGAAGGCATTAACCGGTCAAAAAAGAATTACCGATGATAATTTAATTACTTACGCCTTTGAAAGACTCAGATGGTTACTAGTAGACGATGAATTGATTGTCAGAACAGATTATCCTTTCAGATTTGGGGGTTATCCTATTAAAAACAGCTCATATTTTGATTACAAAAAAATGACTTGGCAAAGGGGTATACTTCATCATGATGATGTATTGTTTTTTGCCTATCAGATTATCAAAAAGTTTCCTTTTGTTATTAAAATAATCAATAAGAAGTTCCCTTACGTATTTATTGATGAATTTCAGGATAGCAACCCTATACAGGTAAACATAATCGAAAAGTTATCAACTGGTTCTACAATTGGAATCATCGGTGATGTAGCGCAATCCATATATGCATTTCAAGGTGCAACACCTGCACTTTTCGATGGGTTTACATTACCTGAAATGGAGCATTATTTTTTAAAATTTAATCGCAGAAGCACTAATGAAATCATTGATTTCCTAAATATTATCAGGCAAGATCTTCCTCAAGATTATCATAGAACGGTTTCTATATCAAAACCAGTACTTTACGTGGGTGATATGGTCGAAGCTCTGAGAAGAGCTAAAACCTCTTGTCCTGATGGGTATGTATATACATTATCTAGAAATAATATCACTTCCAATGCTATGAAATCAGAAATAAACGGCTCTGGAATGGACGATAAGCTTTTACGGAAAATCAAGTTAGAAGACTCGACTAAAAAAAGGGCTGATCTAATAACAGCGTGTATTACTGCTGTTGCTCTCGGGCAACAATCTAAATTTAAAGAAGCCAT belongs to Chryseobacterium gleum and includes:
- a CDS encoding AAA family ATPase — protein: MRLIDVLGLKNFRIFDDVEGFQEEMSSINILTGANNSGKSSIIKFLQLLRDSIKEGQSVFDLDLSLQEHLLGDFDNVLHNSKNNRMQISLPFTFLGLTNLFVSLSFDVQSNQKYKAKLREIKVLDNEDESLLFSFAYKKATDNDLAIDDIEYKKEKEENEKKFEAYKKNSEDVIFSQYVPILPYNQLQGFVEWTINFGKLKKELKNVYRFYKIYEDNDNSVEWLEDMDGIASKEHVPFVPSVLIKSFKDNINLSSWTIFVDGLQDNIVSDRAVIRESDFEVDDFTPPPTVEEILYLASVNIIKQKVFWIETDKNNLQYNVIENCFKSAWDLLQQRILTVNYLSAVKEKNARVYSASSNSPFINLLKDYHAFESSFPFMEKYLKKFEIGLNISIDFQVKLQLISISVTNFDGSHRELVDFGYGIKQLILILIQICVQAKRNRREKEVPDNEYGYHMEIYYLPSLLLIEEPEANLHPKWQSLLAEMFLEANDKFNIQLIIETHSEYLIRNFQNLVAAKKLKGKRVKLFYLRNKAKSNTNIEQMSSLSISDDGSIDYNVFDSGFFDETTSLEHSLLNIQFVNDFNNLKEKSVQDDERINDLELRIDEYVNKLDISVYEGIISNNFDIHKLNSTTVKYLSSAELLLATTDLNSDFSPVIIQYGRAIENELQILFSPLRIPGLTLAKMQGSLEKFKSGRTRRVSCNPSELNNLRQHLSTIFNNANNLKINLLERLRIQRNSAAHPGQTKSKQEAENYILIANEFLIRWILEKI
- a CDS encoding ATP-dependent nuclease, with amino-acid sequence MYISQIKITNFRNFENTTVDFNDGINVVIGHNNAGKSNLVSALSLVMDNSKSKRLNIDDFYKLIPTAHLLTSPPKVSIEITIKKGSYETEDDLVTVSTWLTRLEEDYEAKLTYEFFLPEKHVENYQTLVREIPENENQNKNIWNTIKHDFLRLYVVKIWGGNVVNQSTADVDSLQKFDFQFLDAIRDVERDMLTGRNTLLRDVFDFFMDYDIKIHPTKTAPEKHMDIKERKIEFSEKAEELVGLLHRRIASGKEEILSYAKDTGASFNNAVPDFEGVISETELYSVLKLIVEYETGIKIPATRNGLGYNNLIYMSLLLAKMQVNNDVNYLDSNAKIFSMLAIEEPEAHLHPAMQFKFLKFLDENKTKRKVRQIFVTTHSTHITSAVGLDEIICLHNNEGETIVAYPGKTFVNAEGQPLDHSKKYVERFLDASKSDMLFSQKVLFVEGLAEQILATVFAGYEDKSLEDHHVSVINVGGRYFKHFLYLFDSEKDFSISKPVVCMTDKDPERKNRTVERSNFQKCYPFEYNSEAETFDYQQNSFSNEYQRETHPNITVYSQDSELGKTLEYEIAFSNPSLKLILTDSMKNRNELERLMDLYDHEDSTLENFFEILRESDENERIISGITLNTSLDLDGKKRSIIAARYLNSIGKGENALELAVVLKDNLLKKGTEEYVEFNVPQYIKDAIEKLCQ
- a CDS encoding UvrD-helicase domain-containing protein codes for the protein MPVEISSDSLIEINKHFKVKAGPGAGKTHWLVEHIKNVTRNSTLISGAKKILCITYTNIAAETVLTRLGSSATQVEVLTIHSFFYSHIIKPYLSFIAEEYDFDVSSLDGHTDIIVSDYSFLQEWKALTGQKRITDDNLITYAFERLRWLLVDDELIVRTDYPFRFGGYPIKNSSYFDYKKMTWQRGILHHDDVLFFAYQIIKKFPFVIKIINKKFPYVFIDEFQDSNPIQVNIIEKLSTGSTIGIIGDVAQSIYAFQGATPALFDGFTLPEMEHYFLKFNRRSTNEIIDFLNIIRQDLPQDYHRTVSISKPVLYVGDMVEALRRAKTSCPDGYVYTLSRNNITSNAMKSEINGSGMDDKLLRKIKLEDSTKKRADLITACITAVALGQQSKFKEAIKVLENVINYRRNRLEGKKKALHYLTILMAKFNDYKDLSMLEFSEFIRLNINDSIPKATKGKGKIFYENNTFQSVYLCVNISEDLSYHRTVHKAKGDEFDNVLLILKEEKDLKFMYEPDLYNYTQEEHRIYYVGASRAKDQLFISVPTLDVNVEDIIKDMVNIQRF